The window CAGGACGTGGTTGGTAGTCTGCATATTTTTTCTTGAACCCTTGAATCTTCATGGCGTTATGGGGGACGAATCTGTGCGTGGCCTCCAACTCGGTCTTAGGCCGTCATCACGACCCGCGACGAATCGTTGACGTCGCTCTCGACCCATGGTGCAACATACTGGTAGAGATCTTTCGGGTTATCCGGCATGGGCACCAGGTCGATATGCGATCCGATAGACTTTGCTTCAGCCAAGTCGTTGACGTACCGTAGCGCCGAGAAATCTTCAAGCGCAAAACCGACTGAATCGAATACCGTGACTTGGTCATGGGTTTGGCGGCCGGGTTCCATTTCAGCCAATACTTGCCACAATTCCGTCACCGGGAAATCGGCAGGCATCTGCTGAATGTCTCCTTCGATTCGGCTTTGAGGCTCGAACTCGACAATGACACGCGCGTTTCGCAGGATGTCTGCATGCAGCTCGGTTTTACCAGGACAATCGCCGCCAACGGCGTTAATGTGCATGCCCGGCTCAATCATGTCCGGCGTGAGGATTGTTGCGTTCGTTTTGTCAGCGGTGACTGTGGTGACGATATCAGCGCCCTGGATCGCCTCACGTACGCTCTTCGCAGCGATGATATGCAGGTCAGGAACGCCCGCCAGATTGCGAATCAGTTTTTGCGTCGCAGCGGGATCAATGTCGTATGCGCGCACTTCGCGGATGCCAAGCAAAGCCTTGAATGCCAACACCTGAAATTCGCTCTGTGCGCCGTTGCCGATGATGGCCATCGATTTCGAGTTGTGGCGCGCGAGCGAGCGGCCGACCAGGGCGGAGGTTGCGGCGGTGCGGAGGGCAGTGGTAATAGTCAGTTCGCTGAGAAGACGCGGATAGCCGGTTCGCACGTCTGCAAGCGTACCGAATGCCATCACCGTCAACATGTTGATCTGGGTGTTCTTTGGGTGGCCGTTAACGTACTTGAACGCGTACTGTGCGTCGTCCGACGCCGGCATCAATTCGATGACGCCAATGTCGGAATGGTTCGCGACGCGGGCCGATTTTACAAAATCGTGCCAGCGCAGATAATCTGCGCGGATATAGCCTGCAAGCTGGGTGATGAATGTTTCGGCACCAATCGACTTCACGAGCTTTTGAACGTCCTTGATATCAATGTAGCGGGTCATTTTTATTCCTTCTGTGGGTCTGCGTTAGCAGCCACTCCGTGATGACGTTGAAGCGCAGGAGCGGCGAGTTGGCAAAATTATCCAAGGAAGCCGCGTCACGAAACAGTGTTCAAAATGCTCAATTCGGCCTAGAATTTGGCGAAATGACAGGTCATACTTCCAAAATGCGCAAATGAACGACACAGATCGCCAACTTCTGGCCTTGTTAAGAGATAACGCGAGGGAATCCGTCACCGATCTCGCAAAAAAGCTGCGCGTTTCACGCGCGACGGTGCAAAACCGTATTGGGAAGCTGGAGGAAGACGGCGTTATCGCGGGCTACACCGTAAGGCTAAAGCCGGATGCCGAAGAGCACCGGATCCGCGCATGGATGGGAATCGCAGTGGAAGGAAACTGCGCGCCCAAAGTGATACAGGCTTTGCGCGGTGATCCGGGCGTTCACACACTCCATACGACAAACGGCCGTTGGGACATCGTGGCAGAGCTACGTGCGGACAATCTGGAATTATTTGACCGCGTTTTGGGTCGTATCCGCAGCATCGAGGGAATTACCAATACCGAGACCAGCATCCTGCTTTCTACGCACAAGATCTAGTACTACTGCGTCAAAAAGTACGCTGTAACATCGCCTCCCCCTTGCAGGGCTGATCATTGCCCACAAGTTAGCAAGGCCCTGAAGTTCCTTCCCCCTTGCAGGGGGAAGGTTAGGATGGGGGTAGTGAGGTTAAGTCATCATCTAACGAAAATTTAACCATCCTACCCCCATCCCAGCCTTCCCCCTGCAAGGGGGGAGCCTGACATCGCTGGGCTTATGACGCAGTAGTACTAGGTCCAGTTTCCTAAATCACGCCGCTGCGCCCGCATCAAGATCAGACGCCCAGATAGGCACCAAGCGATTCAGGCGAAGCGAGAAGTACTTCCGATTCACCCTGTAGCACCACCTTGCCTTTTTCCAGCACCACGGCGTGGTCAGTGTGTGCAAGCACCGCGCGATAATTCCTGTCGACGATCAAGGTACTGATTCCGGTGCCCCGGATCTGATTGATCACTCGCCAGATCTCCTGGACAATCAGCGGCGCCAGGCCTTCCGTTGCTTCATCAAGGATCATCATGTCGGGATTGGTCATCAGCGCACGTCCGATGGAAAGCATTTGCTGTTCACCGCCTGACAATTGCTGGCCACCATGGTTCAGGCGTTCTTTCAAGCGCGGAAACGTCGCCATCACGCGTTCGAAGTTCCAGTCGTTCCTGCCGCTTGGTCCCCTGCGCGCGCTCATCACAAGGTTCTCGCGCACCGACAGGTTGGGGAAGATGCCTCGCCCTTCAGGGACATAGCCTATGCCAAGGCGTGCCATCTTCTCTGGCGAAAAACCGGATACCGCATTCTCACGCCAACGGATCTTGCCCGACGCTGCCGGGACATAGCCCATTAATGAGCGGATCAGCGTGGTCTTGCCCATTCCATTGCGGCCTAACAGGCCGAC is drawn from Noviherbaspirillum saxi and contains these coding sequences:
- a CDS encoding ornithine cyclodeaminase, which encodes MTRYIDIKDVQKLVKSIGAETFITQLAGYIRADYLRWHDFVKSARVANHSDIGVIELMPASDDAQYAFKYVNGHPKNTQINMLTVMAFGTLADVRTGYPRLLSELTITTALRTAATSALVGRSLARHNSKSMAIIGNGAQSEFQVLAFKALLGIREVRAYDIDPAATQKLIRNLAGVPDLHIIAAKSVREAIQGADIVTTVTADKTNATILTPDMIEPGMHINAVGGDCPGKTELHADILRNARVIVEFEPQSRIEGDIQQMPADFPVTELWQVLAEMEPGRQTHDQVTVFDSVGFALEDFSALRYVNDLAEAKSIGSHIDLVPMPDNPKDLYQYVAPWVESDVNDSSRVVMTA
- a CDS encoding Lrp/AsnC family transcriptional regulator — its product is MNDTDRQLLALLRDNARESVTDLAKKLRVSRATVQNRIGKLEEDGVIAGYTVRLKPDAEEHRIRAWMGIAVEGNCAPKVIQALRGDPGVHTLHTTNGRWDIVAELRADNLELFDRVLGRIRSIEGITNTETSILLSTHKI
- a CDS encoding ABC transporter ATP-binding protein, which codes for MLTIESLNTYYGDSHILHGVDIHIPAGKAVGLLGRNGMGKTTLIRSLMGYVPAASGKIRWRENAVSGFSPEKMARLGIGYVPEGRGIFPNLSVRENLVMSARRGPSGRNDWNFERVMATFPRLKERLNHGGQQLSGGEQQMLSIGRALMTNPDMMILDEATEGLAPLIVQEIWRVINQIRGTGISTLIVDRNYRAVLAHTDHAVVLEKGKVVLQGESEVLLASPESLGAYLGV